In one window of Tripterygium wilfordii isolate XIE 37 chromosome 1, ASM1340144v1, whole genome shotgun sequence DNA:
- the LOC119996218 gene encoding transcription factor MYB101-like, with the protein MNHLSPKVNPRELTKEECETIMRLHVELGNKWSMIARMLPGRTDDQIKSYCRMMGRKRAKLSSTPAYVAEFTAASFCLNNTDIDIDSEESVQELMGENFDRECAFWSAADYLYYGSSLGSVPVSCLSLYIFHRCISVAEFHIMVMAKDEWVRAAMTDDMVVVELLVRVFLLKWGMRQPGMRLAVLWH; encoded by the exons ATGAATCACCTTAGTCCGAAAGTCAATCCTAGGGAGTTAACGAAGGAAGAATGTGAAACTATCATGAGACTCCACGTGGAACTGGGAAACAA GTGGTCAATGATTGCAAGGATGCTTCCAGGAAGAAcagatgaccaaattaaaaGCTATTGTAGAATGATGGGTCGAAAGAGAGCAAAGCTGAGCTCCACTCCCGCATACGTGGCCGAGTTCACTGCTGCCTCGTTCTGTCTCAACAACACCGACATTGATATTGATAGTGAGGAGTCGGTACAAGAGCTAATGGGAGAGAACTTTGATCGGGAG TGTGCTTTCTGGTCTGCTGCCGATTACCTGTATTATGGGTCTTCTCTTGGATCGGTCCCTGTTTCATGCT TGTCTCTATACATATTCCATCGCTGCATCTCCGTTGCTGAATTCCATATTATGGTCATGGCTAAAGATGAGTGGGTGAGGGCGGCGATGACGGATgacatggtggtggtggaaCTGCTAGTAAGGGTGTTCCTTCTCAAGTGGGGGATGCGACAGCCGGGAATGAGGCTCGCGGTGCTGTGGCATTGA